The following proteins are encoded in a genomic region of Corylus avellana chromosome ca4, CavTom2PMs-1.0:
- the LOC132179120 gene encoding pathogenesis-related protein 1-like has protein sequence ACNTPLALLCLFGLTLLHLSFAQDTQQDYLKAHNDARAAVGVGPLTWDDKVAAYAGDYANKRLGDCKLVHSDGSYGENIAWGSAGLSGMAAVKMWVDEKKSYNYNSNSSAAGAVCGHYTQVVWRNSVRLGCAKVRCNSGGTFITCNYDPRGNYAGQKPY, from the coding sequence GCATGCAACACACCACTAGCTCTTCTTTGTCTCTTTGGCTTAACCCTACTCCATCTCTCCTTTGCCCAAGACACCCAACAAGACTACCTCAAAGCCCACAATGACGCCCGTGCAGCTGTGGGAGTTGGTCCTCTTACATGGGATGACAAAGTGGCTGCATATGCAGGAGACTATGCCAATAAACGTCTTGGCGACTGCAAGCTTGTGCACTCCGACGGGTCCTATGGTGAAAACATTGCATGGGGCAGTGCTGGCCTTTCCGGCATGGCGGCAGTGAAGATGTGGGTGGACGAGAAGAAGAGCTATAACTACAACTCTAACTCCAGCGCTGCAGGCGCCGTGTGCGGGCACTACACTCAGGTGGTGTGGCGCAATTCTGTTCGTCTAGGATGTGCTAAGGTTCGGTGCAACAGCGGAGGCACATTCATTACCTGCAACTATGATCCCCGGGGCAATTATGCTGGGCAGAAGCCTTACTAG
- the LOC132179155 gene encoding pathogenesis-related leaf protein 6-like — protein sequence MDLSKHSLALICLVGLAMVHPSHAQNSPQDYLNAHNMARGQVGVPNITWDSTVAAYAQNYSNSRIGDCNLVHSDGDYGENLAKGSGSFIGTAAVNLWVAEKSCYVYNNNSCVVGECLHYTQVVWRKSVRLGCARVQCTNGWWFVTCNYDPPGNYVGQRPY from the coding sequence ATGGATTTATCTAAACATTCACTTGCTCTTATTTGCCTTGTGGGCTTAGCCATGGTTCACCCCTCTCATGCCCAAAACTCACCACAAGACTACCTCAATGCTCACAATATGGCCCGAGGACAAGTAGGGGTCCCAAATATCACATGGGACAGCACGGTGGCAGCCTATGCTCAAAACTACTCAAACTCTAGGATTGGGGACTGCAATCTTGTGCATTCTGACGGGGATTATGGGGAGAACCTTGCAAAAGGCAGCGGCTCGTTTATAGGGACGGCGGCGGTGAACTTGTGGGTGGCAGAGAAGTCTTGTTATGTCTACAACAACAATTCTTGTGTTGTGGGAGAGTGCTTGCATTATACTCAAGTCGTGTGGCGCAAATCGGTTCGTCTTGGGTGCGCAAGGGTTCAATGCACTAATGGTTGGTGGTTTGTCACTTGCAACTATGATCCCCCGGGCAATTATGTTGGACAACGTCCTTATTAG
- the LOC132178515 gene encoding pathogenesis-related protein 1-like: MGLSNTPLALLCLFGLTLLHLSFAQNTQQDYLKAHNDARAAVGVGPLKWDDKVAGYARDYANKRIGDCKLVHSGGPYGENIAWGSADLSGTAAVKLWVDEKKSYNYNSNSCAAGAVCGHYTQVVWRNSVRLGCAKVRCNSGGTFIICNYDPPGNYVGQKPY, encoded by the coding sequence ATGGGTTTGAGCAACACACCACTAGCTCTTCTTTGTCTCTTTGGCTTAACCCTACTCCATCTCTCCTTTGCCCAAAACACCCAACAAGACTACCTCAAAGCCCACAATGACGCCCGTGCAGCTGTGGGGGTTGGTCCTCTGAAATGGGATGACAAGGTGGCTGGATATGCACGAGACTATGCCAATAAACGTATTGGTGACTGCAAGCTTGTGCACTCCGGCGGGCCCTATGGTGAAAACATAGCATGGGGCAGTGCCGACCTTTCCGGCACGGCGGCAGTGAAGCTGTGGGTGGACGAGAAGAAGAGCTATAACTACAACTCTAACTCCTGTGCTGCGGGTGCCGTGTGCGGGCACTACACTCAGGTGGTGTGGCGCAACTCTGTTCGTCTAGGATGCGCTAAGGTTCGGTGCAACAGTGGCGGCACATTCATTATCTGCAACTATGATCCCCCGGGCAACTATGTTGGGCAGAAGCCTTATTAG
- the LOC132178713 gene encoding pathogenesis-related protein 1-like, whose translation MKLTNMIMMFKISLAIVCLAMVHVSLAQNSPQDYLNAHNSARAQVGVGPVRWDAKVASYAQNYVNKLKGSCKLVHSGGPYGENLAWGSGDLSGTAAVNMWVAEKPKYNYNSNSCVGGECRHYTQVVWRNSVRLGCAKVRCNSGGTIISCNYDPPGNYVNQRPYLRVLRQPLGINNL comes from the exons ATGAAATTAACCAACATGATCATGATGTTTAAGATTTCACTAGCAATTGTTTGCTTAGCCATGGTTCATGTATCCCTTGCCCAAAACTCACCACAAGACTACCTTAACGCTCACAACTCGGCTCGTGCGCAGGTCGGTGTCGGCCCCGTGAGATGGGATGCAAAGGTAGCTTCTTATGCCCAAAACTATGTCAACAAACTCAAAGGTAGCTGCAAGCTTGTTCATTCAG GCGGGCCTTACGGGGAGAACCTTGCATGGGGGAGTGGCGACCTCTCCGGCACGGCTGCTGTGAACATGTGGGTAGCGGAGAAACCCAAGTATAACTACAACTCCAACTCATGTGTTGGCGGGGAGTGCCGCCACTATACTCAGGTGGTTTGGAGGAACTCGGTCCGTTTGGGGTGCGCCAAAGTGCGGTGCAACAGCGGTGGCACCATTATCAGCTGCAACTACGACCCTCCGGGCAATTATGTCAACCAGCGTCCCTATCTTAGAGTTCTTCGACAGCCTCTAGGCATCAATAACCTATAG